The following DNA comes from Deltaproteobacteria bacterium.
AGACTAGAGAAAGGCTCGCCCAGAAAGTATGAAACCGGATTTCGCAACCATCATTGGATTTCTCGGCGGAGTTGGAATCGTCGGCCTCGCATTGACCCAAGGCGATGGCGGACTCATGCTTTTTGTGAACATTCCCTCCATATTAATCGTTTTGGTTGGAAGCCTTTTTATCGCCATGATGAAGTTTGGCGTCATGCAATTTATCGGGTCCATTAAGATTGCACTCAAGGCCTTCTTCTTTCAGGCTGAAAAACCCGAAGACCTCATCACCGTTTGTGTAGATCTTGCTGAAAAAGCTCGAAAGAACGGAATTGTGGCGCTCGAAGAGGAAGAAGTAGGGCATCCCTTTCTTCGAGATGCGCTCAAACAAGTCGTAGACAATGTTGATCCAGCTGTTCTCAAAAACGCCCTCATCACCGATATGTCTAA
Coding sequences within:
- a CDS encoding flagellar motor protein PomA (Homologous to MotA in E. coli and Salmonella. With PomB forms the ion channels that couple flagellar rotation to sodium motive force across the membrane and forms the stator elements of the rotary flagellar machine.), producing the protein MKPDFATIIGFLGGVGIVGLALTQGDGGLMLFVNIPSILIVLVGSLFIAMMKFGVMQFIGSIKIALKAFFFQAEKPEDLITVCVDLAEKARKNGIVALEEEEVGHPFLRDALKQVVDNVDPAVLKNALITDMSKTVERHETGKKIFDAIGDVGPAMGMIGTLIGLVQMLANMSDPSTIGPSMAVALLTTLYGAMLGTMVALPIADKLELRSQEERDAKMLLIDAVSGIQQGLHPRILQQILMVHLPGSLRTADEEDE